CATCCGAGTGTCACACCATTGTCACACCAAGACTTTGAAAGGGGAGCATAAAGATGGCTATCAATATCCATTGTATGGAGTGTAAATCAGACCTGAAATTAGGGTCAAAAGTATGTTCAAACTGTGGAGCGAAAGTCCCAAAAAACAAAAAATACCGGGTTATTGTTCGTGTCAATGGCAAGCGTGTTTCGAGGATTGCCGGTAATCTGGTGCTTGCCAGGGATATAGAAAGCAAGCTTAAAACTGACATTTCCCGGGATGAATTTGATATCCAGAAAAAAAAGCCAGCCATGACACTGAACGAATTTTGGGAAGAGAAGTACCTCTCATGGCTGAAGGTCAACAAAAAATCATGGAAAATTGATCAATACAATTTTAACAAAAACCTGAGCCCTGCCCTGGGCAAACAAACACTGGATGCCATATCCCCGTTTGATATTGAAAAATTCGTCCTCTTATTAAAAAAAAGAAAAAGCCGTCAAGGAAAACCCCTATCCGCTTCTTACATCAAACACCAGTTGGTGTTGCTGACACGGATATTCAATGTTGCTTCGCAATGGGGGATTTTCACAGGGCAAAATCCATGCAACAAGGTCAAAAAACCGAGACTCAACAATCAAATTGTGGAGTTCCTCAGTGCAGATGAATTGACTCGACTGATAAACACCCTTGATACCTGGACGGACCGTATGCAGGCTTCCATTGTTTCCTTTTCTTTTTACACAGGCATGCGGCCCAGCGAAATATTTAAACTTGAATGGCGTGATATTGATTTTGAAAATGCAACCATCACCCTGCGAGACCCCAAGGGTACATTGGATCAGATACTACCTTTATCGGGAAAGGCTATTGAAGTATTGAGAAGTGTTCCCAAAGAGTTTGACACGCCGTTTGTGTTTTACTCCTCCAAAGGGAAGCAGCGGAAAACCATCCGTCACGGTTGGCAAAAAATCAAAGAGGCTGCCGGCATCCATGAATCCTTCAGATATTATGATTTCCGTCACAACTTTGCATCTTATCTTGTTTCAAGCGGGGTATCGCTATATCAGGTTCAAAAGCTTCTAACCCATAAAGACTCATCCACCACCATGAGGTATGCCCATCTCTCAGACAAGAGCCTGCGGGATACGGTTAACCGATCAGATGAACTTTTGGCACCTTCCAAAGGCAAAGATACCACCACGACCAAAAGGGCTTGAAAATGAATCCTAAAGACAAGAAGAGAATGATATCCATGGGTCAGTGGATAGAAAGATACCTAAACCCCGGAATCAAGCCCCATGAGTTCAAGAAATTAATCAAAGAGGCCAAAAAAATATTAAACATCTCATATCCTGTTGATTACAACAAAACCTGGATCAGCGAGATGGAAAAAATACGATTTATCGATGACCAAGGATTTGAGAATCTATCATATTTTGAAGAATACTGTATAGATTCGTTTGGTCAAGAGATGCCTCTTCATCCAATAGTATCCCCCCGCTATAATATCGAACCCTTTGAACCTGGTGACATCAGAGGTTATTTTCGAATGGATATCCTTAATATGTTACTAAAGCGCAAAGACATAGAATCGATTTTTCAAACAATCTATAAAACAAACAGACCGTGGAACTATTTATTCGCTGATATTCAAAAAAATGAAACCACTGAGGAAGATACCATCGCTGAATGCATCATAGGTCTCATTAATGAATATGAGGAAATAACTGACTCTTTCGTTGTTAAGAAACATCGATTGGAAAAAGCCAAAACCTTCCGGTATTTGGGATGCTATTACAGCCAAGGGGAAGAGTTTGAAGGTTTTTACAATCTCCATTTCGATTCCATTATATCCAATATGATTTTAAATTTCCTTGACCTTGGTGGTCAAGATCATTTCAAGTTTTGCGATTACTGCGGCAGGTTCACCGTTATAAAGCGCAAGGGTTCAAAAAAGTTTTGCTCAGATCTTTGTCGGGTAAAACATCACTATTAAATAGGTGATTCTCAATATCCCCCCACCCTACCCTCCTAACGAACTCATTACGTCCCCACTTTCCCTTCGACATTTTTCACATTTCCAATAAATTTATGCTAATCTTTTGTTGCGCTTTACGCTTATTGTTAAAATAAGACGTATTATCGTAAATAAATTACTGTAATAATTGAGTTTTCTATCTTGACAATTTTTTGCAAATTGGTATTATTGGGTATAACCAATTAAAAAGGGAGAAAAGGAAAATGAGCGAAATCCAAAAAAAACCAAACGTAGTCCCAATCAGTGAATCGCCCCTGAACCTCCACACCGGATACAAATATCATTCACAAAAAAAATATCCCGCGCTGGTATTCAAGGTTGCTGGCAAATTGCTGGTTGATATGGATGAATATTATCGCATGGTCAGGGATGCTCAAAAGAAAAACATCCAGTCTGCAAAAAGACTGAATGTATAAAATTCTCACTATGCTGGTCCGGTTTCCGGGTTCCTGACGGGGACACCCAGGCGACCGCCTTGGATATGGTGACAAAGCTATCTGGACCGCTTTCAAAGAATTTCATGAACGGGGTTTTATAGAAACAGTAAGCCGGGGCGGCGGCTTCCAAAATGATTATTCCGTGTATTCCCTTTCCGAAAAATTGCGGTGTTGGCAATCTTGGGAAGTAATCAAAGAAAAAGCCGTAAACGAGAAAACCGAATGGCAGCTTGAAAAAATAAGCAGTCCGCAGGCAAAAAAAGGGGCAAATTCCTTTCCACAGGGAAAACTGCTCTAAGAATCCTTGAGAAATGGGGATTTTTTACAGTGAGAGGTTCTTTTCTTGGTGGAATGCACAAATAGAATTTACCAGACAGTATAAGGGAAAAAGGGAGCCATGAAAACAAAATACGAAATCATCCAGGTTAATCAGGCAGAAATCATTGTTGATGTATCTTTGTTGTCAAAGACAGAGGAACTTTTTTTTAACGCCACCCAGA
Above is a window of Desulfotignum balticum DSM 7044 DNA encoding:
- a CDS encoding tyrosine-type recombinase/integrase, producing the protein MAINIHCMECKSDLKLGSKVCSNCGAKVPKNKKYRVIVRVNGKRVSRIAGNLVLARDIESKLKTDISRDEFDIQKKKPAMTLNEFWEEKYLSWLKVNKKSWKIDQYNFNKNLSPALGKQTLDAISPFDIEKFVLLLKKRKSRQGKPLSASYIKHQLVLLTRIFNVASQWGIFTGQNPCNKVKKPRLNNQIVEFLSADELTRLINTLDTWTDRMQASIVSFSFYTGMRPSEIFKLEWRDIDFENATITLRDPKGTLDQILPLSGKAIEVLRSVPKEFDTPFVFYSSKGKQRKTIRHGWQKIKEAAGIHESFRYYDFRHNFASYLVSSGVSLYQVQKLLTHKDSSTTMRYAHLSDKSLRDTVNRSDELLAPSKGKDTTTTKRA